GCAACGGCATTCAGGCCACGATCGACGAAGTGCTGAAGATCGTCGGCGCCGCGCCGACTTATCTGACCTTCGACATCGACTGCCTCGATCCCGCGTTCGCGCCCGGCACGGGTACGCCGGTGGCGGGCGGCCTGAGTTCCGCGCAGGCGCTGGAGATCGTGCGGGAGCTCGGCGCCGTGGATCTGGTGGGCGCCGACGTGGTGGAAGTGTCGCCGCCCTACGATCACAGCGACGTCACCGCGCTCGCCGCCGCGCACCTCGCGTCCGACATGCTGTGCCTGATGCGCAACCAGAAGCTGCAACGCCAGCAGCGCGGGTAGCCCCCTCACACGCATTGACGAAAAACCCTCACGAACCCCTAGCGGACGATCCGACGACCATGCCCCACACCGCCACGAAACCGATCCTGACCGCCTTACTGATGTGCGCTTTCGGCACTGCGGCGCACGCCGACGACAAGCAGCTCAATCTGTACAACTGGGGCGACTACATCGCGAAAGACACCGTACCGAACTTCCAGAAGGAGTTCGGCATTCAGGTGCGCTACGACGAGTACGACGGCGACGAGACCTTGCAGGCGAAACTGCTGACCGGTTCGACCGGCTACGACGTCGTAGTGCCAACCTCGAACTTTCTGGCCAAGCAGATCGAAGCCGGTATCTATCAGAAGCTCGACAAGTCGAAGCTGCCGAATCTGGCGAACCTCGATCCAACGCTGATGAAACTCGTCGCCGACGCGGATCCCGGCAATCGGTACGCGGTGCCGTGGGCGTGGGGCACGACCGGGCTCGGCTACAACGTCACGCGGGTAAAGAAGATTCTCGGCGACAACGTGCCGCTCGATAGCTGGGACGTGCTGTTCAAACCGGAATATCTGAGCAAGCTGAAGAGCTGCGGCGTGTCCATGCTCGATGCACCGACCGACGTGTTCGCGGTCACGCTGCACTATCTCGGCCGCGACCCCAACAGCGAAAATCCGGCCGACTATCAGGCCGCGTATGAAGCGCTAAAGAAGATTCGCCCGTATATCACGCAGTTCAATGTGACGAGCTACATCAACGACCTCGCGGGCGACGATATCTGTTTCGCGCTGAGCTGGTCGGGGGATGTGTCGATGGCGAGCCATCGCGCGCGCGAGGCCAACAAGAGCTACCAGGTCAAGTACTTCATTCCGCAAGGCGGCGCGCCGGTCTGGTTCGACATGATGGCGATCCCGAAAGATGCGCCGCATCCGCAGGCGGCGCTGGAGTGGATCAACTATATCGAGCGCCCCGAGGTTCACGCGGCGATTACGAATACGGTGTTCTATCCGAACGCGGATGCGGCCGCGCGTAAATTCGTGAACGCGGATATTCTCAACGATCCGACCGTGTATCCGCCTGAGCCGGTGTTGAAAACGCTGTTTCTGCTGAAGCCGTTGCCTGCACCGATCAAGCGGCTGGAAGGCAGGTTGTGGGCGCAGTTGAAGTCGGGGTCGTAGAGGCGGACGGCGGCTTATTTAGCTCTTTTATGGGCCGCCTTCGCGTTTGACTCGTGCCGTCGGATGACGACGCGGCCGGTTCAATCCTTCGCGTATAACGTCGAGTCCGCGAAACCTTCGGCGGCCAGCACCTGGCCGACCAGGATCAACGCGGTCCGCTCGATCGATGTCGACTGCACCTTGCCGACGATATCGTCGAGCGTGCCGGCGATCTTCTCCTCGTCGGGCCAGCTCGCGCGATAGATCACCGCGATCGGACACGCGCCGCCGTAATGCGGCCGCAGTTCATCGACGATCCGCGCGAGGTGCCGCACGCCCAGGTGGATCGCCATCGTCGCGCGGTGCCGTGCGAGGTCGGCGAGTTGTTCGCCTTCGGGCATACGGGTTTTGCTCGCGTAGCGCGTGAGAATCAGCGTCTGCGAAACATCGGGCAGCGTGAGTTCGCAACCGAGCGTCGCGGCGCAGGCAGCGGTTGCCGTCACCCCCGGCACGATTTCGTACGGAATGTTCAGCTCGCGCAGGCGACGGATCTGCTCGCCGATCGCGCCGTATAACGACGGGTCGCCGGAGTGCACGCGCGCGACGTGCTGGTTGTTGTCGTGCGCGGTCTTGAGCAGCGCGATGATCTGGTCGAGATCGAGGTCGGCGGTGTTGACCACGAGTTCGGCCGTGTGACCTTCGAGCACTGCGTCGGGCACGAGCGATCCGGCGTACAGGATCACTGGGCAACTGCGTACGAGGCGCTGGCCTTTTACTGTGATCAGTTCCGGGTCGCCTGGACCCGCGCCGATGAAAAACACCGTCATTTACTGCTCCGTGATTGGTTGGGGTGGCGTGTGCCGCTTGGGTGGCCGGTTCCGTGTGCGCGGTGCAAGTTCATGTTGTGGCTCAGGCCGCTGTTTGAGCTGCGGCTGCGGCTCGCGCTACGGCTCAAGCCGCCGTTAAGGGCACGGCTCACGCGAGCACTCTCAACGCGTCGAGCAGATCGTCAACGCTGTCGAACTCACGATCCACCGCCGGCAAGTCGGGCCGGCGCAACATCACGACCGGCAAGCGACGTTCGCGCGCTACCTCAAGTTTCGCTTCCGTCGCGCCGCCGCCGCTGTTTTTGCTGACCACGACATCGAAGGCTTGCAGCGCGAACAACGCGCGCTCGCCTTCGAGCGTGAATGGGCCGCGCGTCGCGATGATCCTCGCGCGCGTGGCGTCCTGGTGCGGATCGAGACAACGTACGGTCCAGAACTGATGCACAGGAATTTCGTCGAGGTGCGCGAGCGGTTCGCGGCCGAGCGTGAATAGCGGCTTTCTGAACGGTGCGAGCGCCGCCGTGAGCTCGTTCCAATTGCCGACCATTCGCCAATCGTCACCGGCTTGCGGCTGCCAGGCCGGGCGGCGTAGCGCCCAACACGGCACATGCGCTGCACGGCTGGCGTGCGCGGCGTTCGCGCTGATTTGCGCGGCGTACGGATGGGTCGCGTCGATCACCATGCTGATGCGTTCGTCCGCGATGTACTGCGCCATGCCCTCGCTACCGCCGAAACCGCCGACACGCACCGCGCACGCCAGATCGTCGGGCACCTTGCCGAGACCCGCGAGACTGTACACGTGCGTGGAATCGAGTTGACGCGCGATGCGCAATGCGTCGCCGGTGCCGCCTAGCAACAGGATTCGCGTCATTGTGCGGCTCCGCTGTTTGACGCGCTGACTGCGGTTGTGGTGCTGGCATCGCTTGCGCTATTTGCACCGCTTGCCTGGCTTCCGCCGCTTGCCACGTCCACCTCACGCGCCGGCTTCACCACCTCCAGCAGCGTGATCGGCAACGCCTGCCGCCACGTATCGAAACCGCCGAGCGGTTGCGCATCCGCCAACGCAATACGCGTCAGCGTGCCGCCAAACCGCTCGCGCCACGCGACCAGCGCCGCCTCGCCCTGCAACGTCACCACATTGGCAACCAGCCGACCGCCTTCGCGCAAACTCGCCCAGCACGCTTCCAGCACGCCCGGCACAGTTACGCCGCCGCCGATGAACACCGCATCCGGCGCCGGCAAGCCCCGTAACGCATCCGGCGCGCGACCGGCCACGAGCTGCAGGCCCGGCACGCCCAACGCATCGCGATTGTGTTCGATAAAGCGCTGCCGTTCCGCGTGGCCTTCAATCGCGATCGCGCGGCACGTTGGATGCGCGCGCATCCATTCAATGCCGATCGAGCCGCTGCCCGCGCCCACATCCCACAGCAACTCGCCGGGCGTCGGCGCGAGACGCGCGAGCGTGATGGCGCGCACATCGCGCTTGGTCAACTGGCCGTCGTGGCGAAACGCATCGTCGGGCAAGCCGACAGTGAGCGGCAGACGCGGCGCACCCTGGGTCGCCCGGCATTCGAGCGCGATCAGATTCAACGCGGCCACCTCGCCCGCGGACCATTGATCCGCGCGACCATCGATCCGGCGCTCCAACTCCCCGCCCAGATGCTCCAGCACGATCATGCGAGTCGCGCCGAAGCCGCGCGCGTTCAGCAACGCCGCCAGCGCCGCGGGCGTGCGGCCGTCCGCGCTCAGCACGAAGACGCGCGCGCCGTGATGCAAGTGCGCGTTCAATGTCGGCAGCGGACGGCCCACCAGCGACACCGTCGCGACGTCCTGCAACGGCCAGCCGAGACGCGCGGCCGCCAGCGACAACGACGACGGCGCCGGCAGCACCCGCAACTCGTCCGCCGGCAGTTGACGCGCGAGCGTCGCGCCGACGCCGAACAGCATTGGGTCACCGCTCGCCAGCACGCACACCGCGCCGCCACGCTCGGCGAGCAACGGCGCGAGATCGAACGGACGCGGCCACGCGGCCCGCCGCGCCGCGAGACGCGCGGGCAGCATCGCCAGATGCCGCTCGCCGCCATACACCACCGACGCCTCCAGCAACGCACGTCGCGCGGACCGCCCCAAACCGGCGAAGCCGTCGTCGCCAATGCCTACCACGGTCAGCCATACCGGCATCCGACCATCCTTATTCTGTATCTTCAAATAATGCGCTGAGCCACGCCGATCAAGGCGTCCAGCCTCGTTATGCTGTTCGAAAAAAGGCATAATACAGCCGCCGGCGCCCTTCGGGGCCTAAGAGGGAACACAGTGTCACTGTGGCTGCCCCCGCAACTGTATGCAGCGAGTCCGCCCGCGCTGCGCGCCACTGGTTCGACCGGGAAGGCCGCGACGGACTTTGACCTGCCAGCCAGGAGACCTGCCGGCGAGACTGTTCGTGCCAGCCAACATCGGGCGGGGTGTACCGATGCCGCAGCAACGCCCGCTTCCAGGCTTGCTCGGGCCACCGCGCGACGCTACCCGGTGTCCGTTTTGAAGCAAGCTTCGTCCTCTCCCGTTATGCATCATGCGGCGCTCGCGCTGCGGCCGTCGGCCTGTCCGGGGCTGCTGCGGATCGTTGTTGCGCGCGACGGAGGGCTGTGCCGGATCAAGCTGCCCGGCGGCGCGTTGAGCGCAGCCCAGGCGCGCGCAATTGCCGATGCGAGCTTGCTGCACGCCGCAGGCGCGATTGAGGTGACCAATCGGGCGAATCTGCAGGTGCGTGGTGTGCGCAGCGGGCAGGAGGCGGCTTTCATCGAGGCGTTGATTAAGGCGGGACTTGGGCCGACCGGCGCGTTGATTGAGGCTGGGCTTGAGCCGAGCGACGCGTTGATCGAGGCGGCGCCTGGGCCGACGCGGAACGTGGCAGCCGCGGAAACTGGCCACCTGGATCCAGCCGCCGCGTACGCAGCGACCACCCTCGCCGCCGATGACGTCCGCAACGTGATGATCAGCCCCGCCGCGGGACGCGATCCGTTTGCGTTGTTCGATACAGGTCCCCTTTGCGCCGAATTACTCGCGCTACTGCAAAGCGAACCGCGTTTCGCGGCGCTGTCGCCGAAATTCGCACTGTTGCTGGATGGTGGCGAACGGCTTGCGCGTATCGATCATCCACACGACGTGTGGCTGGCGGCGACGCAAGGTTCCGATGGCGTGCGGTTTGTCGTTGGCCTAGCGGGTTGCCCGCCTGAAGCCGGATCGCAGCACGCCGACTACACCGGCGCTTTAGCGGCCGTCCGCCCGTCACAAGTCTGCGCGCTGATCCGCGCGTTGCTGCACACGTTTCTCGACCTCGCCGCAGCCGATGCCACGCGTATGCGTCACCTGCTCGCCACCCATTCCGCCGACGCGCTCCTGCACCACGCGCAACGCTACGTCGATTTCCCGCTGTCGCGCGATGCGTCGCTAGTCGACTGGCAACGCGGCACAGCCGCCGACGCGACGCTACGGCTCGGCGCACAAAAACAAAGCCAGCCGGACACATGGCACGCAGGCGGCCAGCCGCCGCTCGGACGCCTCGACGCCGCCACCCTGCACGGCCTCGCCACGCTCGCCCAACAGCACGGCGACGGCACATTGCGCATGACGCCCTGGCAAAGCGTCCTGCTGCCCGACATCGCAACACACGACGTGCCTGCCGTGCTGACGGGCCTAACCGAACTCGGCCTCGCCACCGACCCCGCGCAAGCCATCACGCGTCTGATCGCCTGCGCCGGTTCGACCGGCTGCGCCAAAAGTCTCGCCGACACCAAAGCCGACGCGCTGCAACTCGCGCCGCGCCTGCTCGCCGGCATCGACGTGCATCTGAGCGGCTGTCCGCGTTCGTGCGCCGCCGCGCATTGCGCGCCGTACACGCTGCTGGCGGTCGCGCCCGGCGCCTACGACCTGTATCGACGCGACGGCCAGCCCGGCTTCGGCGCCTGCGTCGCGCACCGGCTAACGATCGACCAGGCCGCCGACACGCTCGCATGCCCGACCGATATCGACGCATCAAGAGACGCCTCCATACCCGCCCATATTGACGACATCCACGAGCGAAACCCATGAGTAACCTCGATGCTTGATTACATCCGCGACGGTCAGGAGATCTATCGCCAATCCTTCGCGACGATCCGCGCGGAGGCCGATTTGTCGCGCATTCCCGCCGACCTCGACAAGCTCGCGGTCCGAGTGATCCACGCGTGCGGCATGGTCGACGTAATCGACGCGCTGCGGTTTTCCGAAGGCGCCGGCTCGGCAGGCCGCGCGGCGCTCGCGCAAGGCGCGCCGATTCTGTGCGATGCGGGCATGGTCGCGCAAGGCATCACGCGCGCGCGCTTGCCGGCGAACAACGAGGTGATCTGCACGCTCACGCATCCGGACGTGCCGTCGCTCGCGCGCGAACTCGGCAACACGCGCTCGGCCGCCGCGCTCGAATTGTGGCGCCCGCATCTGGCGGGCAGCGTCGTCGTGATCGGTAATGCGCCGACCGCCCTGTTCCATCTGCTCGACATGCTCGATGACGGCGCACCGAAGCCCGCGCTGATTCTCGGCTTTCCGGTCGGCTTCGTCGGCGCGGCGGAATCGAAAGCGCTGCTCGCGCAAGATAGTCGCGGTGTGCCCTATGTCGCGATCGAAGGCCGGCGCGGCGGTAGCGCGATGGCTGCCGCCGCCGTCAACGCGCTGGCCACGGAGGTCGAGTAAATGACCGTGCGAGGACGTCTAGTCGGACTCGGTGTCGGCCCCGGCGACCCGGAACTCATTACGCTCAAAGCGCTGCGTCTGCTGAAGGCGGCGCAGGTGGTCGCGTACTTCGTCGCGAAGGGCAAGAAAGGCAACGCGTTCAGCATTATCGAAGCGCATTTGCACGACACGCAGCAGCATTTGCCGCTGGTCTATCCCGTCACGACCGAAGCGCTCGAACCGCCGCTCTCGTATGAAGCGATCATCGCCGAGTTCTACGACGGCGCGGCGGAGATCGTCGCGGGCCATCTGGATGCGGGCCGCGATGTCGCCGTGATCTGCGAGGGCGATCCGTTCTTCTACGGCTCCTACATGTATCTGCACGACCGGCTCGCCGCGCGCTATGAGAGCGAAGTCGTGCCGGGCGTGTGCTCGATGCTCGGTGGCGCGGCTGTGCTCGGCGCGCCGCTGGTGTACCGGAATCAGAGCTTGTCGGTGCTCTCCGGCGTGCTGCCCGAAGCCGAATTGCGCCGCCGTCTCGCCGATGCCGACGCCGCCGTCGTGATGAAACTCGGCCGCAATTTCGGCAAGGTGCGGCGCGTGCTGGGCGAACTCGGTCTCGCGGATCGTGCGCTGTACGTCGAACGCGCGACGATGGGCAACCAGCGCATCGTGCCGCTCGCCGACGTCGATCCGATGGCGTCGCCGTATTTTTCGCTGCTGGTCGTGCCGGGGGAAAAATGGCAAGGATGAACGCACCCGCCATTGTGATTCTCGGCGCGGGCGCGTTGGAAACCGCGCGGCGAATTCAGATGCTGTATGCGGGTAGCCAGGTGTATGCGCTGCAAGGCCGTGTGGCCGCCGACGTGCCGTACACCGAACTCGGCGCGCAATTGCGCGAGCTGTATGCGAGCGGCACGCCGATCGTCGCGTTGTGCGCGGCCGGCATTGTGATTCGTTGCGTCGCGCCGTTGTTGGCGAACAAGGGTGTCGAGCCGCCGGTGCTGGCGGTGGCCGAAGATGGCAGCGCGGTCGTGCCGCTGCTCGGCGGTCTTGCCGGTGTCAATGTAATGGCGCGCGAGATTGCCGCCGCGTTGAACGTGTCGCCCGCGATTACGACGAGTGGTGAGTTGCGCTTCGGTACCTGTGTGCTCAATCCGCCGGAAGGTTACGCGCTGGCGGATATCGGGCAAGGCAAACGCTTCGTGTCGGACCTGCTGGCGGGGGAAAGCACGCGTGTCGAAGGTGAAGCGCCGTGGCTCGACGACGCGCAATTGCCGCGCTCGGCATCGGCGCGTCTCGCCATTCGCGTGACGCCGCGTGCTTGGGATGGGCGTGACGATGAGTTGGTGATTCATCCGCGCAGCGTGGTGGTAGCGGTGAGTGGCGGGGCCGGTGCCGGTGCTGCTGCGGATGGTGCTGCGGGTTCTGCTGCGGGTTCCGCGAGTGCTGGTGTGGCTGCTAGTACCGGGGCCGCGAGTGCATACACATCAAGCGCCGGGATTGCAGCAAACGTACGCGCCGCATTGAACGAACATGGCCTCGCGACGCTTTCATTAGCCGCCCTGCTCGCCGCCTCGGATCGAATGACGGACCCTGCATTGGCCGAAGCCGCCGCGAGCCTGAACGTCCCACTACGCTTCGCCCAAACCCGTCCCGAAGACGGCGCCCCGCCCAGCAACCTGCTGCACGCAGCGTTGCGCCTCCCCTACGAAACCCTGCACGACGACCCCGACGCGGGCGTCGCGCTGGCCCTCACGCCGCTCGCCATCGACGCGAACACGATCGGCATGGGACGCGGCCGCCTGACCGTCATCGGCCTGGGCCCAGGCAGCGCCGAGCTGATGGTGCCCGCCGCCCGCCTCGCGCTCGACCATGCGACCGATATCCTCGGCTACGAGACCTACGTGAAAATGGCCGGCCCGTTCCGCGCCGAACAGCGGGTCCATGGCACGGATAATCGCGAGGAATTGCAACGCGCGCGTCACGCATTCGAACTGGCCAGCGCGGGACGTTCCGTGGTGATGGTGTCGTCGGGTGACCCGGGCGTATTCGCGATGGCGGCCGCGGTGCTCGAAGCGCTCGAAGCCGCTGCGAACGACGCGTGGTCCGCGGTCGAACTCGCCATCGTGCCTGGCGTGTCAGCAGCGCTCGCGACCGCCGCGCAAGCCGGTGCGCCGTTGGGTCACGACTTCTGCATGCTGTCGCTGTCGGACAATCTGAAACCGTGGAGCATCATCGAAACGCGCCTGCGGCACGCCGCCGAAGCGGATCTCGTGATGGCGTTCTATAACCCGATTTCGCGCGCGCGTCCGTGGCAACTGGATAAGGCGCTGGATATCGTGCGGGCGTATCGCGCGGCGGCGACCCCGGTGGTGCTGGGACGCGATATCGGCCGGCCCGGCAGCACGCTGCGTACGGTCACGCTGGGCGAACTGCGCTCGTCCGACGTGGATATGCGCACGATGGTGATCGTCGGTTCATCGACGACGCGGCGCTTTGCGAAAGGTGTTGAAGGTGGCGAATGGGTTTATACGCCGCGATGGTATGAGTGAGACGGGATGCGCTGGCTGATACAAAAAACCAGCCGCCGCGTCATCGCTTCATCCCTTCGTTCAACGCGCGCATCTGTACGCCGTCAGCCCGCGCCAGGTCGTCGAGAATCGTGAAGTGATTGCACGCCGGCAACGGCACGAACGCAACCGTTTCGCCCGCCTGCCGGCAGGCCGCCACATAGTCCTCCGAATGCCGGACCAGTTCCGGCAACTCCGCAGTACCGACCGTGACCGTCATCGGTACGCCTTTGCCGATGTGTCGCATCGGGCTATAAGCCGCGATTTCA
This genomic stretch from Paraburkholderia bryophila harbors:
- the cobJ gene encoding precorrin-3B C(17)-methyltransferase, translated to MNAPAIVILGAGALETARRIQMLYAGSQVYALQGRVAADVPYTELGAQLRELYASGTPIVALCAAGIVIRCVAPLLANKGVEPPVLAVAEDGSAVVPLLGGLAGVNVMAREIAAALNVSPAITTSGELRFGTCVLNPPEGYALADIGQGKRFVSDLLAGESTRVEGEAPWLDDAQLPRSASARLAIRVTPRAWDGRDDELVIHPRSVVVAVSGGAGAGAAADGAAGSAAGSASAGVAASTGAASAYTSSAGIAANVRAALNEHGLATLSLAALLAASDRMTDPALAEAAASLNVPLRFAQTRPEDGAPPSNLLHAALRLPYETLHDDPDAGVALALTPLAIDANTIGMGRGRLTVIGLGPGSAELMVPAARLALDHATDILGYETYVKMAGPFRAEQRVHGTDNREELQRARHAFELASAGRSVVMVSSGDPGVFAMAAAVLEALEAAANDAWSAVELAIVPGVSAALATAAQAGAPLGHDFCMLSLSDNLKPWSIIETRLRHAAEADLVMAFYNPISRARPWQLDKALDIVRAYRAAATPVVLGRDIGRPGSTLRTVTLGELRSSDVDMRTMVIVGSSTTRRFAKGVEGGEWVYTPRWYE
- the cbiE gene encoding precorrin-6y C5,15-methyltransferase (decarboxylating) subunit CbiE, with the protein product MPVWLTVVGIGDDGFAGLGRSARRALLEASVVYGGERHLAMLPARLAARRAAWPRPFDLAPLLAERGGAVCVLASGDPMLFGVGATLARQLPADELRVLPAPSSLSLAAARLGWPLQDVATVSLVGRPLPTLNAHLHHGARVFVLSADGRTPAALAALLNARGFGATRMIVLEHLGGELERRIDGRADQWSAGEVAALNLIALECRATQGAPRLPLTVGLPDDAFRHDGQLTKRDVRAITLARLAPTPGELLWDVGAGSGSIGIEWMRAHPTCRAIAIEGHAERQRFIEHNRDALGVPGLQLVAGRAPDALRGLPAPDAVFIGGGVTVPGVLEACWASLREGGRLVANVVTLQGEAALVAWRERFGGTLTRIALADAQPLGGFDTWRQALPITLLEVVKPAREVDVASGGSQASGANSASDASTTTAVSASNSGAAQ
- the cobG gene encoding precorrin-3B synthase yields the protein MHHAALALRPSACPGLLRIVVARDGGLCRIKLPGGALSAAQARAIADASLLHAAGAIEVTNRANLQVRGVRSGQEAAFIEALIKAGLGPTGALIEAGLEPSDALIEAAPGPTRNVAAAETGHLDPAAAYAATTLAADDVRNVMISPAAGRDPFALFDTGPLCAELLALLQSEPRFAALSPKFALLLDGGERLARIDHPHDVWLAATQGSDGVRFVVGLAGCPPEAGSQHADYTGALAAVRPSQVCALIRALLHTFLDLAAADATRMRHLLATHSADALLHHAQRYVDFPLSRDASLVDWQRGTAADATLRLGAQKQSQPDTWHAGGQPPLGRLDAATLHGLATLAQQHGDGTLRMTPWQSVLLPDIATHDVPAVLTGLTELGLATDPAQAITRLIACAGSTGCAKSLADTKADALQLAPRLLAGIDVHLSGCPRSCAAAHCAPYTLLAVAPGAYDLYRRDGQPGFGACVAHRLTIDQAADTLACPTDIDASRDASIPAHIDDIHERNP
- a CDS encoding precorrin-8X methylmutase: MLDYIRDGQEIYRQSFATIRAEADLSRIPADLDKLAVRVIHACGMVDVIDALRFSEGAGSAGRAALAQGAPILCDAGMVAQGITRARLPANNEVICTLTHPDVPSLARELGNTRSAAALELWRPHLAGSVVVIGNAPTALFHLLDMLDDGAPKPALILGFPVGFVGAAESKALLAQDSRGVPYVAIEGRRGGSAMAAAAVNALATEVE
- a CDS encoding precorrin-2 C(20)-methyltransferase — its product is MTVRGRLVGLGVGPGDPELITLKALRLLKAAQVVAYFVAKGKKGNAFSIIEAHLHDTQQHLPLVYPVTTEALEPPLSYEAIIAEFYDGAAEIVAGHLDAGRDVAVICEGDPFFYGSYMYLHDRLAARYESEVVPGVCSMLGGAAVLGAPLVYRNQSLSVLSGVLPEAELRRRLADADAAVVMKLGRNFGKVRRVLGELGLADRALYVERATMGNQRIVPLADVDPMASPYFSLLVVPGEKWQG
- a CDS encoding cobalt-precorrin-6A reductase — translated: MTRILLLGGTGDALRIARQLDSTHVYSLAGLGKVPDDLACAVRVGGFGGSEGMAQYIADERISMVIDATHPYAAQISANAAHASRAAHVPCWALRRPAWQPQAGDDWRMVGNWNELTAALAPFRKPLFTLGREPLAHLDEIPVHQFWTVRCLDPHQDATRARIIATRGPFTLEGERALFALQAFDVVVSKNSGGGATEAKLEVARERRLPVVMLRRPDLPAVDREFDSVDDLLDALRVLA
- a CDS encoding polyamine ABC transporter substrate-binding protein produces the protein MPHTATKPILTALLMCAFGTAAHADDKQLNLYNWGDYIAKDTVPNFQKEFGIQVRYDEYDGDETLQAKLLTGSTGYDVVVPTSNFLAKQIEAGIYQKLDKSKLPNLANLDPTLMKLVADADPGNRYAVPWAWGTTGLGYNVTRVKKILGDNVPLDSWDVLFKPEYLSKLKSCGVSMLDAPTDVFAVTLHYLGRDPNSENPADYQAAYEALKKIRPYITQFNVTSYINDLAGDDICFALSWSGDVSMASHRAREANKSYQVKYFIPQGGAPVWFDMMAIPKDAPHPQAALEWINYIERPEVHAAITNTVFYPNADAAARKFVNADILNDPTVYPPEPVLKTLFLLKPLPAPIKRLEGRLWAQLKSGS
- the cobM gene encoding precorrin-4 C(11)-methyltransferase: MTVFFIGAGPGDPELITVKGQRLVRSCPVILYAGSLVPDAVLEGHTAELVVNTADLDLDQIIALLKTAHDNNQHVARVHSGDPSLYGAIGEQIRRLRELNIPYEIVPGVTATAACAATLGCELTLPDVSQTLILTRYASKTRMPEGEQLADLARHRATMAIHLGVRHLARIVDELRPHYGGACPIAVIYRASWPDEEKIAGTLDDIVGKVQSTSIERTALILVGQVLAAEGFADSTLYAKD